In Mycoplasmopsis californica, one genomic interval encodes:
- a CDS encoding helix-hairpin-helix domain-containing protein: MRKKLWILGTVSAVGFFGLALSLTFDQKQTYIQKQIEQNELKEKSKTSRLNKKIITNQELKVNKVEDIVGSIKTNKPPNKKMIKTTNFNEKEEKNKISWKEINSTKQLISLGISRSVATKLVKYRKSNHETSWENIGKIKGIGAKTIEKLKIFLIL; this comes from the coding sequence ATGAGAAAGAAATTATGAATACTAGGAACTGTTTCTGCTGTTGGTTTTTTTGGTCTTGCCTTGTCTTTGACTTTTGATCAAAAGCAAACTTATATTCAAAAACAAATTGAACAAAATGAATTGAAAGAAAAGTCCAAAACATCAAGACTAAATAAAAAAATAATAACAAACCAGGAATTAAAAGTGAATAAAGTTGAAGATATTGTCGGTAGTATAAAAACAAATAAACCACCAAACAAAAAAATGATTAAGACTACAAATTTTAATGAAAAAGAAGAGAAAAATAAAATATCATGAAAGGAGATAAACAGTACCAAGCAACTAATTAGTTTAGGAATTTCTCGCTCAGTTGCAACCAAATTAGTAAAATATCGTAAGTCAAACCATGAAACATCATGAGAAAACATCGGAAAGATAAAAGGCATTGGTGCGAAAACTATAGAAAAATTAAAAATCTTTTTAATCCTGTAG